One part of the Arabidopsis thaliana chromosome 4, partial sequence genome encodes these proteins:
- a CDS encoding F-box protein (DUF295) (CONTAINS InterPro DOMAIN/s: F-box domain, cyclin-like (InterPro:IPR001810), Protein of unknown function DUF295 (InterPro:IPR005174); BEST Arabidopsis thaliana protein match is: F-box family protein with a domain of unknown function (DUF295) (TAIR:AT4G22180.1); Has 455 Blast hits to 441 proteins in 15 species: Archae - 0; Bacteria - 0; Metazoa - 0; Fungi - 0; Plants - 453; Viruses - 0; Other Eukaryotes - 2 (source: NCBI BLink).), producing MDPPSLMSDGSSWSKLPLDLLIMVFERLGFVDFQRTKSVCLAWLYASRMSAPNKQIPWLIMFPEKGKDFCLLFNSEEKEKIYRIQNLGVEFANSHCLAIYGSWLFMRDPRYKLYIMNLFTRERINLPSVESQFGRIKIEQINDDLFYRKVDDEYDYHPKRHMIDISDHILWIDDKTKDYVVMWSFECGYTYMVYCRTGDNIWNYRSLDISTVNIVYKDHKMYLYSYTRDVKVLDFCEDIPRQIFETQVNYDILMEKGFRSDVDDVLNDKKEHLVVTLNGDVLRVKSKIWDNSDVWSFCIYKLNSSNTYWEKLTSLGDEAILLDLGITVLANTIEGINRNSIYFSGYHRPHYFRFDHVWSEKDICVFNLDTQEVERPHQSICSSIQISGARWFVPNFKHI from the coding sequence atggATCCCCCTTCTCTGATGTCTGATGGCTCAAGCTGGTCCAAGCTTCCTTTAGATCTCTTGATCATGGTTTTCGAACGTCttggttttgtagattttCAACGAACTAAATCAGTGTGTCTAGCTTGGCTATATGCTTCACGAATGTCAGCGCCAAACAAGCAGATCCCTTGGCTCATTATGTTTCCAGAAAAAGGTAAAGATTTTTGTCTCTTGTTTAAttctgaagaaaaagagaagatatataGGATTCAAAATCTTGGTGTTGAATTCGCAAATAGTCACTGTTTGGCGATTTATGGAAGTTGGCTCTTTATGAGAGATCCTAGATATAAGCTCTATATAATGAATTTGTTTACTCGTGAGAGAATTAATCTTCCGTCTGTGGAGTCTCAATTTGGTAGGATAAAGATTGAACAAATTAACGATGATTTGTTCTATAGAAAAGTTGATGATGAATATGATTACCATCCTAAAAGACACATGATCGATATTAGTGACCATATATTATGGATAGATGATAAGACCAAAGATTATGTGGTTATGTGGTCATTCGAGTGCGGATACACATATATGGTTTATTGCAGAACTGGAGATAATATTTGGAATTACCGCAGTCTTGATATATCGACTGTTAACATAGTATACAAAGATCATAAGATGTACTTGTATAGTTACACTCGTGATGTCAAAGTCTTGGATTTTTGTGAAGATATTCCGCGACAAATCTTTGAAACGCAAgttaattatgatatattaatGGAAAAAGGATTCAGAAGTGACGTTGATGATGTGTTGAATGATAAAAAGGAACATCTTGTAGTCACATTAAATGGAGATGTCCTTAGAGTTAAGAGCAAAATATGGGATAATAGTGACGTTTGGTCCTTCTGCATCTACAAGTTGAATTCTTCTAATACTTACTGGGAGAAACTCACTTCTTTGGGAGACGAGGCAATACTTTTGGATCTAGGTATCACTGTACTTGCCAACACCATCGAAGGAATCAATAGAAATTCAATATATTTCAGTGGTTATCATCGCCCTCATTATTTCAGATTCGATCATGTTTGGAGTGAAAAAGATATTTGTGTCTTCAATCTTGACACACAAGAAGTTGAAAGACCACATCAAAGTATTTGTTCGTCCATTCAAATATCTGGTGCACGATGGTTTGTGCCAAATTTCAAACATATATGA
- the sks4 gene encoding SKU5 similar 4 (SKU5 similar 4 (sks4); FUNCTIONS IN: oxidoreductase activity, copper ion binding; INVOLVED IN: oxidation reduction; LOCATED IN: membrane, plant-type cell wall; EXPRESSED IN: 22 plant structures; EXPRESSED DURING: 14 growth stages; CONTAINS InterPro DOMAIN/s: Multicopper oxidase, type 3 (InterPro:IPR011707), Cupredoxin (InterPro:IPR008972), Multicopper oxidase, type 2 (InterPro:IPR011706), Multicopper oxidase, type 1 (InterPro:IPR001117); BEST Arabidopsis thaliana protein match is: SKU5 similar 5 (TAIR:AT1G76160.1); Has 5236 Blast hits to 5188 proteins in 961 species: Archae - 4; Bacteria - 1473; Metazoa - 274; Fungi - 2031; Plants - 1319; Viruses - 0; Other Eukaryotes - 135 (source: NCBI BLink).), with amino-acid sequence MRGSCKVSIVLLLVLINGVLGDNPYRFFTWKITYGDIYPLGVKQQGILINGQFPGPHIDAITNDNIIISVFNYLKEPFLISWNGVQQRKNSWQDGVVGTTCPIPPGKNFTYVIQVKDQIGSFYYFPSLAFHKAAGAFGAIRVWSRPRIPVPFSPPDGDFWLLAGDWYKTNHYVLRRLLEAGRNLPNPDGVLINGRGWGGNTFTVQPGKTYRFRISNVGVATSLNFRIQGHTMKLVEVEGSHTVQNIYTSLDIHLGQSYSVLVTANQAPQDYYIVISSRFTRKVLTTTSILHYSNSRKGVSGPVPNGPTLDIASSLYQARTIRRNLTASGPRPNPQGSYHYGLIKPGRTIILANSAPWINGKQRYAVNGASFVAPDTPLKLADYFKIPGVFNLGSIPTSPSGGNGGYLQSSVMAANFREFIEVVFQNWENSVQSWHVSGYSFFVVGMDGGQWTPGSRAKYNLRDAVSRSTVQVYPRAWTAIYIALDNVGMWNIRSENWARQYLGQQFYLRVYTSSTSYRDEYPPPKNALMCGRAKGRHTRPF; translated from the exons ATGAGAGGTTCTTGCAAAGTCTCTAtagttcttcttctggttttaATCAATGGTGTGCTTGGAGATAACCCTTATAGATTCTTCACCTGGAAAATTACTTATGGCGACATTTATCCCCTTGGTGTTAAACAACAG GGAATATTGATAAATGGGCAGTTTCCTGGACCTCACATTGACGCAATCACAAATGATAATATCATTATCAGTGTTTTCAATTACTTGAAAGAGCCTTTTCTCATTTCTTG gAACGGAGTGCAACAGAGGAAGAACTCATGGCAAGATGGAGTCGTAGGGACAACATGTCCGATTCCACCAGGCAAAAACTTCACTTATGTAATTCAAGTCAAAGATCAAATTGGTAGCTTCTactatttcccttctcttGCCTTCCACAAAGCCGCTGGTGCATTTGGAGCCATCCGTGTCTGGAGTCGTCCTCGCATCCCTGTCCCGTTCTCTCCCCCTGACGGTGATTTCTGGCTTCTCGCCGGAGATTGGTACAAAACCAATCACTAT gTTTTGAGACGTCTACTAGAAGCCGGAAGGAATCTACCGAATCCTGATGGAGTTCTCATCAATGGTCGCGGCTGGGGAGGCAATACCTTCACCGTTCAACCCGGTAAGACCTATAGATTCAGAATATCAAACGTTGGGGTCGCGACTTCATTAAACTTCAGAATCCAAGGACACACGATGAAGCTCGTTGAAGTAGAAGGCTCTCACACTGTTCAAAACATCTACACTTCACTTGACATTCATTTAGGACAGTCTTACTCTGTTCTTGTGACGGCTAACCAAGCTCCTCAAGACTATTACATCGTCATCTCCTCGAGGTTCACGCGGAAAGTCCTTACAACGACTTCGATTCTCCATTACAGTAACTCGAGAAAAGGCGTATCTGGCCCTGTTCCAAATGGTCCTACTTTGGACATCGCATCTTCACTCTACCAAGCTCGAACTATCCG GAGAAATCTTACAGCGAGTGGTCCGAGACCGAATCCGCAAGGCTCGTATCATTACGGTTTGATCAAACCAGGCCGTACGATCATACTCGCCAACTCAGCTCCTTGGATCAACGGCAAGCAAAGGTACGCCGTGAACGGTGCCTCGTTTGTTGCGCCTGACACACCATTGAAGCTCGCCGATTACTTCAAGATTCCCGGAGTTTTTAACCTCGGAAGCATCCCAACGAGTCCCTCTGGTGGAAACGGAGGGTATCTTCAAAGCTCTGTTATGGCCGCTAACTTTAGAGAATTCATCGAGGTTGTTTTCCAAAACTGGGAAAATTCAGTCCAGTCTTGGCACGTCTCCGGTTACTCTTTCTTCGTCGTCGG TATGGATGGAGGACAATGGACTCCCGGAAGCCGAGCAAAGTACAACCTGCGGGACGCGGTTTCACGGTCCACCGTTCAAGTATATCCGAGGGCATGGACAGCGATCTACATAGCGTTGGATAATGTTGGGATGTGGAACATAAGGTCGGAGAATTGGGCAAGACAGTATTTGGGGCAACAATTCTATCTTCGAGTTTACACTTCCTCTACTTCGTACCGAGATGAATATCCACCACCAAAGAACGCTCTTATGTGCGGACGAGCTAAAGGCCGCCACACTAGGCCATTCTAA
- a CDS encoding tyrosine sulfotransferase-like protein (unknown protein; Has 30201 Blast hits to 17322 proteins in 780 species: Archae - 12; Bacteria - 1396; Metazoa - 17338; Fungi - 3422; Plants - 5037; Viruses - 0; Other Eukaryotes - 2996 (source: NCBI BLink).), with the protein MAGKAAEAVAKTVTGFQHPWRAKLDKYRTELTKGVWGYWEMGAWKPLGISARRRAMLRKEVLTNGEDWPYDPERKAMRTKRKGHKCDRISAEKRENTAKLMLKMPQMLLDYKKRRWEKKMKEEEKAKEDK; encoded by the coding sequence ATGGCTGGAAAAGCTGCAGAAGCTGTGGCAAAGACAGTGACAGGGTTTCAACATCCATGGAGGGCGAAACTCGATAAGTACAGAACCGAGTTGACGAAAGGTGTGTGGGGTTATTGGGAGATGGGAGCATGGAAACCGTTAGGGATAAGTGCACGAAGGAGGGCTATGCTGAGGAAAGAAGTGTTGACTAATGGAGAAGATTGGCCTTATGATCCAGAGAGGAAAGCTATGAGGACAAAGAGGAAAGGGCATAAATGTGATAGAATTTCAGCtgagaaaagagagaacacTGCGAAGCTTATGTTGAAGATGCCTCAGATGTTGCTTGATTATAAGAAGAGAAGGTgggaaaagaagatgaaggaagaagagaaagctaaAGAAGACAAGTAA
- a CDS encoding F-box protein with a domain protein (CONTAINS InterPro DOMAIN/s: F-box domain, cyclin-like (InterPro:IPR001810), F-box domain, Skp2-like (InterPro:IPR022364), Protein of unknown function DUF295 (InterPro:IPR005174); BEST Arabidopsis thaliana protein match is: unknown protein (TAIR:AT4G04480.1); Has 486 Blast hits to 359 proteins in 16 species: Archae - 0; Bacteria - 4; Metazoa - 0; Fungi - 0; Plants - 482; Viruses - 0; Other Eukaryotes - 0 (source: NCBI BLink).) — MASLQASRFMLTTSCSSCTRTRSAISIPKLPKFNVSIPQIPIKNRNFRVEEPILRLDGFAEDLDLSLSERQRQKKRGCDDQVLQRSRLMAVLEEVIDRVEMHKNIGEQRNNWNSLLLNSVNMITLTAALMAGIASMNASGIDSVSAVSIASTVLLASATGLAALMNKIQPSQLVEEQRNATRLFKQLRNRIEMVLREKSEDGISEEDVKEAIKRVLCLDKAYPLPLVGTMLEKFPQEFKPATWWPETKPEPTHSRTEANGWNSELEMEMREVVEVIKSRDAEEYEKLGNVALKLNRVLAISGPVLTGIAAVSSGFIGHGSGLAGVVATTCASLAAVVNTLEHGGQVGMVVEMYRNSAGFFSLMEDTIKTERRENGQVFETKVALKLGRSLSELRDLARRSSLSRLQGSAIDECASKLF; from the coding sequence ATGGCGTCATTACAGGCTTCAAGATTTATGCTTACtacttcttgttcttcttgcaCAAGAACAAGATCCGCAATCTCAATCCCAAAGTTACCAAAATTTAATGTCTCGATTCCGCAAATACCGATCAAGAACCGGAATTTCAGAGTCGAAGAACCGATTCTTCGGTTGGATGGGTTTGCTGAAGATCTTGATCTTTCGTTGTCAGAGAGACAAAGGCAAAAGAAGAGAGGGTGCGATGATCAGGTTTTGCAAAGGTCGCGGCTCATGGCGGTTCTTGAAGAAGTTATAGATAGAGTGGAGATGCACAAGAACATTGGAGAGCAACGCAATAACTGGAACTCTCTCTTGCTCAATTCCGTCAATATGATCACTCTCACTGCCGCTTTGATGGCCGGAATAGCCTCTATGAACGCCAGTGGAATAGATTCCGTTTCCGCGGTGAGTATAGCTTCTACGGTGTTGCTGGCTTCTGCTACAGGTTTGGCTGCCTTGATGAACAAGATTCAGCCTTCACAGCTTGTGGAGGAGCAGAGGAACGCAACGAGGCTGTTCAAGCAGCTAAGAAACAGAATCGAGATGGTTCTGAGGGAGAAAAGTGAAGATGGAATCAGTGAAGAAGACGTGAAAGAAGCGATAAAGAGAGTGCTCTGTTTGGACAAAGCTTACCCACTTCCTCTAGTTGGCACCATGCTCGAGAAGTTCCCTCAAGAATTCAAGCCAGCGACTTGGTGGCCTGAAACAAAACCCGAACCCACTCATTCCAGAACGGAAGCTAACGGGTGGAACTCGGAGCTAGAGATGGAGATGAGAGAGGTGGTTGAGGTAATTAAGAGTAGAGATGCAGAGGAGTACGAGAAGTTAGGTAACGTGGCCTTGAAGTTAAACCGGGTTTTGGCAATCTCTGGACCAGTGTTGACCGGAATTGCTGCCGTAAGTTCCGGTTTTATAGGTCACGGTTCAGGTTTAGCTGGAGTAGTAGCAACAACGTGTGCTTCATTGGCTGCCGTAGTGAACACGTTAGAGCACGGAGGTCAAGTAGGGATGGTGGTTGAGATGTATAGAAACTCCGCCggattcttctctcttatgGAAGATACgatcaaaacagagagacgAGAGAATGGACAAGTTTTCGAGACCAAAGTAGCGTTGAAACTTGGGAGAAGCTTGTCTGAATTGAGAGATCTGGCCAGAAGATCTAGCTTGTCTAGGTTACAAGGATCAGCCATAGATGAATGCGCAAGCAAGCTCTTTTAA
- a CDS encoding F-box only protein: MNYPSPRFDGSSWSKLPSDLLNMVFERLGFADFQRAKSVCPSWLDASRQSASKNQIPWLIMFPEKGKDYCLLFNSEEKEKAYRIKDLGVEFANSHCLAIYGSWLFMRDSRYNLYVMNLFTRERINFPSVESQFEIDDEYDVEYPERHINIDFPLLWIDDITKHYVVIWSIQYRQYQYLVYYRKGDNWLKHATYCSFDMVGIVDMVYKDHKIYLYSTTSDVKVLEFFGDILFDRIFWRYSATNL, translated from the exons ATGAACTATCCCTCTCCAAGGTTTGATGGATCAAGCTGGTCCAAGCTTCCTTCAGATCTTCTGAATATGGTTTTTGAACGTCTTGGGTTTGCAGATTTTCAACGAGCTAAATCCGTTTGTCCATCTTGGCTAGATGCTTCAAGACAATCAGCGTCAAAAAATCAGATCCCTTGGCTGATCATGTTTCCagaaaaaggtaaagactATTGTCTCTTGTTTAATTCtgaagaaaaggagaaagcCTATAGAATTAAAGATCTTGGTGTTGAATTCGCAAATAGTCATTGTTTGGCGATATATGGAAGTTGGCTCTTTATGCGAGATTCTAGATATAATCTCTATGTTATGAATCTATTTACTCGCGAGAGGATTAATTTTCCATCTGTGGAGTCACAATTTG AAATCGATGACGAATATGATGTTGAATATCCTGAAAGACACATCAATATTGACTTCCCTTTATTATGGATAGACGATATAACCAAACATTACGTGGTTATATGGTCAATCCAATACCGCCAATACCAATATCTAGTTTATTATAGGAAAGGAGATAATTGGTTGAAACATGCTACTTACTGTAGTTTTGATATGGTAGGCATTGTTGACATGGTATACAAAGATCATAAGATTTACTTGTATAGTACAACTAGTGATGTCAAAGTGTTGGAATTTTTTGGAGATATTCTTTTTGATAGGATTTTTTGGAGATATTCCGCGACAAATCTTTGA
- a CDS encoding Eukaryotic aspartyl protease family protein (Eukaryotic aspartyl protease family protein; FUNCTIONS IN: aspartic-type endopeptidase activity; INVOLVED IN: proteolysis; LOCATED IN: endomembrane system; EXPRESSED IN: 6 plant structures; EXPRESSED DURING: LP.04 four leaves visible, 4 anthesis, C globular stage, petal differentiation and expansion stage; CONTAINS InterPro DOMAIN/s: Peptidase aspartic (InterPro:IPR021109), Peptidase aspartic, catalytic (InterPro:IPR009007), Peptidase A1 (InterPro:IPR001461), Peptidase aspartic, active site (InterPro:IPR001969); BEST Arabidopsis thaliana protein match is: Eukaryotic aspartyl protease family protein (TAIR:AT1G69100.1); Has 4513 Blast hits to 4317 proteins in 401 species: Archae - 0; Bacteria - 0; Metazoa - 2073; Fungi - 1394; Plants - 479; Viruses - 0; Other Eukaryotes - 567 (source: NCBI BLink).) translates to MYTSIFFIFSFLSVSEALVRIPLQIDHALSTNNDGVQLKNVKDFLYYGKIQIGNPGQTFTVLFDTGSSSLWVPSENWLAKTENPRNRYISSASRTFKENGTKAELKYGKGSLTGFLSVDTVTVGGISITSQTFIEGVKTPYKEFFKKMPFDGILGLRFTDPLNFGTSVWHSMVFQGKIAKNVFSIWLRRFSNSGEINGGEVVFGGIIPAHFSGDHTYVDVEGPGNFFAMSNIWVGGKNTNICSSGCKAIVDSGSSNINVPMDSADEIHRYIGVEPNCNNFETLPDVTFTIGGKAFVLTPLDYIRRSRSQCTSKFVGKTNRSHWTLGIPFMRVFHTVFDYQNTLAVKVGFAKSTD, encoded by the exons ATGTATACGAGtatatttttcatcttttcctttctttctgtGTCAGAAGCGCTTGTGAGAATCCCGTTGCAGATAGATCATGCCTTGTCAACAAACAATGATGGAGTTCAGTTGAAGAACGTAAAGGACTTTCTGTACTATGGGAAGATCCAAATTGGCAATCCAGGCCAAACTTTCACTGTTCTGTTTGATACCGGAAGTTCTTCCCTTTGGGTCCCGTCAGAAAATTGGCTGGCCAAAACTGAAAACCCTCGCAATCGTTACATATCCAGTGCCTCAAGAACCTTTAAAGAAAATG GAACAAAGGCAGAGCTCAAGTATGGAAAGGGTTCCCTCACGGGTTTCCTAAGTGTTGACACCGTTACGGTTGGTGGGATTAGCATCACGTCACAGACCTTCATAGAGGGCGTTAAGACTCCTTACAAAgagtttttcaagaaaatgcCGTTTGATGGTATATTGGGACTCAGGTTCACGGACCCGCTCAATTTCGGTACATCTGTTTGGCACTCTATGGTTTTCCAAGgcaaaattgcaaaaaatGTGTTCTCTATCTGGCTTAGACGGTTTTCTAACTCTGGAGAAATCAACGGTGGAGAGGTAGTATTTGGAGGAATCATCCCAGCGCATTTCTCCGGTGACCATACATACGTTGACGTGGAAGGGCCAGGAAACTTCTTCGCAATGTCCAACATTTGGGTCGGAGGAAAAAACACCAACATTTGCTCCAGTGGCTGCAAAGCTATTGTTGACTCCGGAAGTTCAAATATTAATGTTCCAATG GATTCCGCTGACGAGATCCATAGGTATATCGGAGTAGAACCAAACTGCAATAATTTTGAGACGCTGCCTGATGTCACCTTTACGATCGGCGGAAAGGCCTTCGTCCTCACACCACTTGAT TATATACGTCGTTCGCGGAGTCAATGCACGAGTAAATTCGTGGGAAAAACAAATCGTAGCCACTG GACATTGGGCATCCCATTCATGCGAGTCTTTCACACTGTTTTTGATTACCAGAACACACTTGCAGTGAAAGTTGGGTTCGCTAAGTCGACTGATTAG